ATCCTGACCATCGGCTTCTCCGACGCGGGCAAGACCGCCTCGGTCAGCCACCTGTGGAACGACGGCGGCTTCTTCCCGCACGGCGTCGGCAGCACGCTGATGACCCTGCAGATGGTCATGTTCGCCTTCCTCGCCGTCGAGCTGGTCGGTGTCACCGCGGGCGAGTCCAAGGACCCCAAGAAGGTGCTGCCGAAGGCGATCAACACCGTGCCGTGGCGCATCGCCGTCTTCTACGTCGGCGCCCTGATCATGATCCTGTCCGTCGTGCCGTGGACCAGCTTCCACCCGGGCGTGAGCCCGTTCGTCGCCGCCTTCCAGAAGATGGGTCTCGCCGCGGGCGCCGGCATCGTGAACTTCGTCGTCCTCACGGCCGCGCTGTCCTCCTGCAACTCCGGCATGTACTCCACCGGCCGCATGCTGCGCGACCTGGCGCTCAACAGCCAGGGCCCGAGGTTCTTCACCAAGCTGACACGCAGCGGTACCCCGCTGGCCGGCACCACGTTCTCCGCCGCGCTGATGCTGGTCGGTGTCTGGATCAACTACCAGTGGCCGGGCAAGGCGTTCGACTACGTGGTGTCCTTCGCGACCATCTCCGGCATGTGGGCCTGGATCGTCATCCTGGTCTGCCAGATCCGCTACCGGGCGAAGGCGAACCGCGGGCTGCTGCCGCAGAGCGAGTTCCGCGCGCCGGGAGCGCCGTACACGAGCATCTTCGCGCTGGCGTTCATCGTGATGGTGATCGTGCTCATGGGCATCGACAAGGACGCCCGGGTCTCGCTTTACTGTGCACCGCTGTGGGCCGCGATCCTCGGCGTCTCCTACTGGGTGCTCCGGCGCCGCAACCCGGAGGCCGCTGCCTTCCGCAAGCGCTGACCATCCCCCCAAGGGACGTCCGGCCGCACGGGACTCTCGTGGTGCCCCGCCGCGGCTGCCGCTCAGGACGTCCGGCATATGGGCCGTTCCGTACCATCCCTCGGTACGGAACGGCCCTTCTGCTTATCCTGACGGACATGCTGACCATCACCCAGGCCCTCGTCGACCAGATCGTCGCCCACGCCCGCAAGGACCACCCCGACGAGGCGTGCGGGGTCGTGGCGGGCCCGGCGGGCTCGGACCGCCCCGAGCGCTTCATCCCCATGCTGAACGCGGCGATGTCGCCGACCTTCTACGAGTTCGACTCGGGCGACCTGCTGAGGCTCTACCGCGAACTGGACGACCGCGACGAGGATCCGGTGGTCATCTACCACTCCCACACCGCCACCGAGGCCTACCCCTCGCGCACCGACATCTCCTACGCCAACGAGCCCGGCGCCCACTACGTCCTCGTCTCCACCCGCGACACCGACGACCTCGGCGACTTCCAGTTCCGTTCGTTCCGGATCATGGAAGGCGAGGTCACGGAGGAGGAGGTCAGGATCGTGGAGGCGTACTGATCTCGCGATCCGGCCAGAATCCATCCAGCATGCGAGATCACACTCGGGAACCCGGACCGGGAATCGATACGATGACCCCATGGTTCTGAACGACGTGAGCGAGAAGGCGCCGGGCATGCTGCTCGTGGCGCGGCTGCACGTCGACCTGTGCAGGCTGAACAGCGCCATCTGTTGACGTTCCCTGCCGCCGTACGGCCGTGGCCGCGGCGCTCCCCCAGTGCTGAACGCCTGGGGGGACCCCCAGCCGTGCGCCCACAGACCACATACCTTCCGACAGGAGCCCGCAACCATGGCCATCGAGGTCCGCATCCCGACCATCCTCCGCACGTACACCGACGGTGAGAAGGCGGTGGAGGGCAAGGGGACCACCCTCGCCGAGCTGTTCGCCGACCTCGAGACCCGGCATGCGGGCATCCAGGCCCGCATCGTGGACGAGGGCAAGCTGCGCCGCTTCGTCAACGTGTATCTGAACGACGAGGACGTCCGCTTCATCGACGGCATCGAGACCAAGCTGTCCGACGGCGACACCGTGACGATCCTGCCGGCCGTCGCCGGCGGCATGCGCTGATCGGCCGCTGAGCAGCGATGCGCTACGACTCTCCGCTGGCCGCGGTGGGCAACACCCCGTTGGTGCGCCTGCCGCGGCTCTCGCCGTCCGCCGATGTCCGTATCTGGGCCAAGCTGGAGGACCGCAACCCCACGGGCTCGGTCAAGGACCGCCCCGCGCTGCACATGATCGAGCAGGCGGAGAAGGACGGCCGGCTCACCCCGGGCTGCACGATCCTGGAGCCCACCTCCGGCAACACCGGCATCTCCCTCGCCATGGCGGCCAAGCTCAAGGGCTACCGCATGGTGTGCGTGATGCCGGAGAACACCTCGCAGGAGCGCCGGGACCTGCTCGGCATGTGGGGTGCCGAGATCATCTCCTCCCCGGCCGCGGGCGGTTCCAACACCGCGGTGCGCGTGGCCAAGGAGCTGGCCGCCGAGCACCCCGACTGGGTGATGCTCTACCAGTACGGCAACCCGGACAACGCGGGCGCCCACTACGCCACCACGGGCCCCGAGATCCTCGCCGACCTCCCCTCGATCACCCACTTCGTGGCCGGTCTCGGCACCACCGGCACCCTGATGGGCGTCGGCCGCTTCCTGCGCGAGCACAAGCCCGGCATCCAGATCGTCGCCGCCGAACCGCGCTACGACGACCTGGTGTACGGCCTGAGGAACCTCGACGAGGGCTTCGTACCGGAGCTGTACGACGCCTCCGTCCTCACCGCCCGCTTCTCGGTCGGCTCGGCCGACGCGGTCACCCGCACCCGTGAACTCCTGCAGCAGGAGGGCATCTTCGCGGGCGTCTCGACCGGCGCCGCGCTGCACGCGGCGATCGGGGTCGGCCGGAAGGCGGTCAAGGCGGGGGAGTCCGCCGACATCGTCTTCATCGTGGCCGACGGCGGCTGGAAGTACCTGTCCACCGGTGTCTACACGGCGGCCACCACCGAGGAGGCCATCGAGACGCTCCAGGGCCAGCTCTGGGCGTAGCCCCCGCTCACAGCACGCGCCGGCCCCCTCCATGAGGGGGCCAATTCCTAAGCCATTCCTATGGCAGGGCAAAGAATTCCTTTGAGTACTGCCCGTAGTCCCATGGCCAGGACTACGTTCCTCCCCACACCCTGACATGTCACGCTCACCCGGCGGGAATGCCAGGTGTCTGCGAGTGTCATGCTCATGACTGCGCGGTTCGCCGCCGCTTACGCGCGTCACGGGCCTGCCAATCCAGTGCGAAACCCCACGTCAACCGGAGGCAGTACCCCATGCGTGAGTCACGCCCGAACCGGCGGAGACGGAGTCTGCGAAGACTCGTCGCCGTCGCCTTCCCCGCCCTCGCCCTCACCGTCGCCGGACTCACGGCGGCACCCACGGCCGGGGCGCAGACCGCCGGCGCGCACCCCCACATCTCCAAGGTCACACAGAACGCCACGGCGCTGACCGACCCGAAGCGGCAGACCTTCCACACGACCGGCAAGGCCGGCCAGAAGGTGCCGACCCAGCATCTGTGCGCCAAGCCCGCGCCGGGCCACGCGGCCTGCTTCGCCCAGCGCCGCACCGACATCAGGCAGCGGCTCGCCTCGGCGCTCGCCGCGGCCGCGCCCTCCGGCCTCTCCCCGGCCAACCTGCACAGCGCCTACAACCTGCCCACCACGGGCGGCAGCGGCATGACCGTCGCCATCGTGGACGCCTACAACGACCCCAACGCCGAGTCGGACCTGGCCACCTACCGCTCGCAGTACGGCCTGTCCGCCTGCACCAAGGCCAACGGCTGCTTCAAGCAGGTCAGCCAGACCGGCTCCACCACCTCGCTGCCGACCAACGACACCGGCTGGGCCGGTGAAGAGGCGCTCGACTTCGACATGGTCAGCGCGGTCTGCCCGAACTGCAACATCATCCTGGTCGAGGCCAACTCCGCGAACGACACCGACCTCGGCATCGCCGAGAACGAGGCGGTCTCGCTCGGCGCCAAGTTCGTCTCCAACAGCTGGGGCGGCTCCGAGTCCTCCGCCCAGACCAGCGAGGACACCCAGTACTTCAAGCACCCGGGCGTCGCGATCACCGTCTCCTCCGGTGACTCCGCCTACGGCGCCGAGTACCCGGCCACGTCCCAGTACGTGACGGCCGTCGGCGGCACCGCGCTGACCACCGCCTCCAACTCCCGCGGCTGGAGCGAGTCGGTGTGGCACACCAACTCCACCGAGGGCACCGGCTCCGGCTGCTCGGCCTACGACCCGAAGCCGAGCTGGCAGACCGACACCGGCTGCACCAAGCGCA
Above is a genomic segment from Streptomyces fodineus containing:
- a CDS encoding Mov34/MPN/PAD-1 family protein; its protein translation is MLTITQALVDQIVAHARKDHPDEACGVVAGPAGSDRPERFIPMLNAAMSPTFYEFDSGDLLRLYRELDDRDEDPVVIYHSHTATEAYPSRTDISYANEPGAHYVLVSTRDTDDLGDFQFRSFRIMEGEVTEEEVRIVEAY
- a CDS encoding putative leader peptide; translated protein: MVLNDVSEKAPGMLLVARLHVDLCRLNSAIC
- a CDS encoding MoaD/ThiS family protein, with translation MAIEVRIPTILRTYTDGEKAVEGKGTTLAELFADLETRHAGIQARIVDEGKLRRFVNVYLNDEDVRFIDGIETKLSDGDTVTILPAVAGGMR
- a CDS encoding PLP-dependent cysteine synthase family protein; translation: MRYDSPLAAVGNTPLVRLPRLSPSADVRIWAKLEDRNPTGSVKDRPALHMIEQAEKDGRLTPGCTILEPTSGNTGISLAMAAKLKGYRMVCVMPENTSQERRDLLGMWGAEIISSPAAGGSNTAVRVAKELAAEHPDWVMLYQYGNPDNAGAHYATTGPEILADLPSITHFVAGLGTTGTLMGVGRFLREHKPGIQIVAAEPRYDDLVYGLRNLDEGFVPELYDASVLTARFSVGSADAVTRTRELLQQEGIFAGVSTGAALHAAIGVGRKAVKAGESADIVFIVADGGWKYLSTGVYTAATTEEAIETLQGQLWA
- a CDS encoding amino acid permease; this translates as MTSSQVDQLRDGNEAARATDSEGGEGYQRGLGSRQIQMIAIGGAIGTGLFLGAGKGISKAGPSLILAYAIAGLVIFLIMRALGELLMYRPVSGSFSEYAREFIGPFAGFVTGWTYWLFWVVTGITEVTAAAEYMTYWFDFPQWASALIFTIVLYAANLISVKLFGELEFWFSMVKVTAIIGMILICAGILTIGFSDAGKTASVSHLWNDGGFFPHGVGSTLMTLQMVMFAFLAVELVGVTAGESKDPKKVLPKAINTVPWRIAVFYVGALIMILSVVPWTSFHPGVSPFVAAFQKMGLAAGAGIVNFVVLTAALSSCNSGMYSTGRMLRDLALNSQGPRFFTKLTRSGTPLAGTTFSAALMLVGVWINYQWPGKAFDYVVSFATISGMWAWIVILVCQIRYRAKANRGLLPQSEFRAPGAPYTSIFALAFIVMVIVLMGIDKDARVSLYCAPLWAAILGVSYWVLRRRNPEAAAFRKR